The genomic region CCGCGGGCAGGCGGGGAACGCGGTGGCTGCCGGGATTGCCCGAACGCCATGCGGTATTTCCCGGCGCGGCGCGTTGCGCGGCTGCTCAGCTCAGCTTTTTCAAATCCGCGATCAGGGTGTCGATGTTGCCTTTGCGGTGATCCAGCATGGCGCCGATCTCGGTGCGCTCGGTCAGCAGCAGATTTACCCCTTCGATGAACATGTTGAAAAATTTGTCCTTGCCGGATTTATCGGACACCAGAAAGGTCACCTCAAACGGGGCCTGCCCCTGCAGGGTGGCAATCGATTTGACCTCATAGCCGGCGCGGATCTTGCGAGCGGATTTCACTTTGATGCCGCCGCCGATGAATTCACGGAACCGCTTGCCATATTTGCGCGAGATATAGCCCTGAAACGCCTTGGTGAAGGCCCGCATCTGCGCCTTTGACGCGCGTCGACCGTCAACGCCAAGGGCGTATTGCGCCATGATTGGCACATCGGCGTAGCGGATAAAGATCTTCTCAAAGTCCCGGATCATTGCGGATTCGGATTTGCCGGAGGCGATGACTTTGTTGATGTCGCTGACCACATTGCCAACCAGATCGCGGGCGCCATTTTCGCTGAGCGCAAGAACGGGGAAGGGCAGGGCGGCCAGGCCCAGACCTGAAATAGTGATGTTCAGGAAGCTGCGGCGGTCAAACAAATTACTCGGCATAGATATCCTCATAGGGGTCGGAGTAGGGATCACCAAAGACCCCGTCATAAGTATCCTGATCGCCGCCCAACTCAAAGCGTCGGTTTTGCAGATAAATCAGCCGGGCCTGAGCATAGCTGTCGGCGCTTTCATACAAGATCGAGTCAATTGTAGCAGAATAATTGCCGCGGTCGCCCATTCGGCGCACGATCTCGGCATAAACGCCGATATTATCGGCGGGGTTCTGCCGGGCAAAGGTGATCGGATTGGTGAAGAAATCAGCAAAGACACCCACCGCATCGCGGGTGGTCGACGGGCCGTAGAGGGGGATTTCAACATAGGCCCCTTCCCCAAAGCCCCATACATGCAGGGTTTCGCCAAAGTCAGTATCGACCCGGGCTATGTTGAAATCCGAGGCCGGATCAAACAGACCGCCCATGCCGAGCACAGTGTTGATCAGCAATCTGGAGATCGCCAGACCGGTTTTGGGCAGGTCGCCCTGCAACAATGCATTCACCGCCTGGCCGGGCATCGACAGGTTTTCCGCAAACAGGCCAAAGGAGGTGACTATTTCCGGCGGTACAGCAGAGACATAGCCGTTGGATGCAGGCCGGAAGATGGCCCGGTCAACGCTCAGATTGAAGCCGTGGATAGAGCGGTTGACCTCCTCGTGGGGATCAAACACATCACCTGCAGCCCGCGCCTCGGGGCTTTGCCCGGCACAGCCAGCGGTTAATCCGGTCAGCAACAGGGCAACAAGAAGAGAAATCTGTCGCAGCGTCAAAGTCATCTGTCTTGGTGTCCATGTTCTCAGCCAATGGGTCGCAGCCCGGCCCCGATCTAAACGTAATCAGTCGGGTTCACAGAGGCTATGCATAATGTTTGTTTTGTTGTGACAGATTTAGAACATATTACAAGGTAGGCTGCTAGGGAGGAGGGGGTTACTTTCATAGGCCGATACAGCGTTACTGCAGGAATATTATGACAAATAGAACATTAAAAAACGGTTTGGACGAGTTGCGGGGGATCCGTCGTCGCAGTCGCAACCTGTATTGGTCTGTTGGGCTGTTCAGCTTCTTTGCCAATATGCTGATGCTGACCGGGCCTCTGTATATGATGCAGGTCTATGACCGGGTGCTGGGCAGCCGCTCTGAGCAGACGCTGGTGGCGCTGTCGCTGCTGGTGGTGTTTCTCTATGGCATGATGGGGCTGCTGGATTATTCCCGGGGTCGGATCATGGCGCGGGTTGGGGCGCGGTTTCAGGCGGCGCTGGACCGGCGGGTGTTTGATGCGATGATCCGGCGTTCAGCGCTGACCTCGGACCCGGTGGCGCAAACCGGCCTGTCTGATCTGGAATCGGTGCAGCGGTTGATGGCCTCGCCGGTGCTGATGGCCGGGTTTGATATGCCGTGGACGCCGATATTCCTGGCTGGCATTGCGCTGTTTCATCCCTGGCTGGGGCTGCTGGCGGTGGGCGGCGGCGCGGTTCTGGTTTTGATCGCGCTGCTGAACCAGCTGTTCTCAAGGGCGCCGCAATTGCAGGCAAGCCTCGCCTCGCACCGGGCTGGCATGATGTCCGAGGAAATCCGCAGCGAAGCCGAGATGATCCAGTCCATGGGCATGCGCGGCGCCGCCTTTGGCCGCTGGAAGGTGGCCCGCGACACGGCGCTGGTGGAAACCATCTCGGCCAATGATGTCGGCGGCAGCTTTACCTCGCTGACCAAGACGCTGCGGCTGTTTCTGCAATCGGCGATGCTGGGGCTGGGCGCCTATCTGGTGTTGCAGGGTGAGGTATCGCCCGGCGCGATGATTGCCGGCTCGATCCTGATGGGGCGGGCCTTGGCGCCGATTGAACTGATGCTGGGGCAATGGGCGCTGGTTCAGCGCGCCCGCAAGGGCTGGGCCAGTCTGGCGGAGCTGCTGACCAAGGTGCCGCAGGAACAAGAGCGGCTGGCGCTGCCCAAGCCCAAGGCCCGGCTGGAGCTGCAGGCGGTGACGGTGGTGCCGCCGGGAGAAAAGACGCCGCAGTTGCGCAACGTCACCTTCAAACTGCAGCCGGGGCAGGCGCTGGGGGTGATTGGCCCTTCGGGCTCGGGCAAGTCGACATTGGCGCGGGCGCTGACCGGCGTGTGGCGGGTGGCGGCTGGCACCATCCGGCTGGACGGGGCGGCGCTGGATCAATATGCGCCCGATGTGCTGGGCCAGCATATCGGTTACCTGCCGCAGCGGGTGCAATTGTTTGAGGGGACAATTGCGCAGAACATTGCCCGCCTGGCGGAGACGCCGGAGGCTGAAAAAGTGGTCGCCGCCGCCAAGAAAGCAGCGGCGCATGCGATGATTACCAAGCTGCCCGACGGCTATGACACCCGGATCAAGGCGGGGGGGGGGCGCCTGTCCGGCGGCCAGATGCAGCGGATTGGCCTGGCGCGGGCGCTTTATGATGATCCGGTGATCCTGATCCTGGATGAGCCAAATTCAAACCTGGACAACGACGGGTCGGTGGCTTTGAACGCCGCGATCAAACAGTTAAAATCCGAGGGCAGATCAGTGCTGATCATGGCCCACCGGCCTGCGGCGATACAGGAATGTGACCTGCTGCTGGTGCTGGATCAGGGCAATCAGACCGCCTTTGGCCCCAAGGACCAGGTGCTGCGCCAGATGGTGGTGAACCATGAGAAGATCCAGAAAACCGCAGCAGCGAGGCAGGCCCAATGACGCAAGAAACCACATGGTCGGCCCGGCGTCCGGTTTTCATCGGTATGCTTGGCCTGTTGCTGCTGGTCGGCGGCTTTGGCACCTGGTCGGTGCTGTCGTCGATTGCCGGCGCGGTGGTGGCCAGTGGCCGCATTGAGGTCGATCAGAACCGCCAGGTGGTGCAGCATCTGGATGGCGGCATCGTCTCGGAAATCCTGGTGCAGGAGGGCGACGCGGTGGCCGAGGGCGCCTTGTTGCTGCGCCTTGATGCCAGCCGGCTGAGCTCGCAACTGGTGATCACCGAAGGCCAGTTGTTTGAGCTGACCTCGCGTCGGGGGCGGCTGGAGGCGGAACGCGACAGTGCCGCTGCCATTGTCTTTGATGCGGACCTTATTGCGCTGGCTGCAACCCGACCCGAGGTTGCGGAGTTTATGGCGGGGCAAGTGCGATTGTTCCTGGCCCGGCAGGATTCGGTGGCGCGGGAGACCGAGCAGCTTGAAAAGCGCCGCGAGCAGATCCGCGATCAAATTGTTGGGATCAAGGCGCAGCAGGACTCGATGGTACTGCAACTGGAGCTGATCGGCGAGGAACTGGTAAACCAGCAATCTCTGCTGGACCGCGGATTGGCGCAGGCGGGCACCGTTTTGAACCTGCGCCGCACCTCGGCGGATCTGCAGGGCTCGCTGGGAGAGCTGGTCGCAACAGAGGCGCAGGCCGAAGGTCGCATTACCGAGACCGAGATTGAGATCCTGAAGCTGGGCACCGGCCAGCGCGAGGAGGCGATCACCCGGCTGCGCGACCTGCGCTATCAGGAACTGGAACTGGCCGAAACCAGGCGGTCGCTGCTGGACCAGTTGGATCGGCTTGATATCCGGGCGCCGGTTTCGGGGATTGTCTATGGATTGCAGGTCCATACCCTCCGTTCGGTGATCCGTGCCGCCGAGCCGGTATTGTATCTGGTGCCGCAGGATCGACCGCTGATTGTGGCCGCACAGGTGTCTCCGATCAACATTGATGAGGTCTATGTTGGCCAATCGGTGACGCTGCGGTTTTCGGCGCTGGATCAGCGCGAGACCCCGGAACTGTTTGGCACCGTTACGCTGCTGTCGGCGGATTCCTTTGAGGACGAAGCCAGCCGCCAGCCCTATTACCGGGCTGAAATTGAGCTGCAAGAGGGCGAGGTCGACAAGCTGCCAGAGGGCGTGGTGCTGATCCCCGGCATGCCGGTGGAAAGCTTTATCCGCACCGCCGATCACTCGCCGCTGTCCTATCTGATCAAGCCGCTGGCCGACTATTTCAACAAAGCCTTCCGCGAGAGCTGATCCCCGGGCTGGTTGCCAGCCTGCGTTTTTCCCTTTCCGCTGTATTGCTTCGCGGTTAGCGTCGCCGACGAAACACTTGTTGGAGGATAGATGTCATGGGTTTTGAGGCGAAACTGAAAGAGCTGGGCGTGACACTGCCGGATGCTCCGGCTCCGGCGGCCAATTATGTGCCCTATGTTGTGGCGGGTGACATGGTCTATGTCTCGGGGCAGATTTCGGCGGATAGCACGGGGCTGATCACCGGCACATTGGGCGCGGATATGGATGTCGAGGCGGGTGCCGCGGCGGCCAAAACTTGCGCTATCTCTTTACTGGCGCAAGTGAAGGCGGCCTGTGGCGGTGATCTGGATCGCCTGGTGAAGGTGGTCAAACTGGGCGCCTTTGTGAATTCCACCGATGACTTCACCAAGCAGCCAATGGTGGTCAACGGAGCTTCTGATTTTCTGGTCGCGGCGCTGGGCGATGTCGGCCGCCATGCGCGCTCGGCTGTTAGTTCCCCCTCGCTGCCACTGGGTGTTGCTGTTGAGATCGACGGGGTATTTCAGATCAAATGACGCCAGCACTCCCCGCCGATTTCCTAAGGCTGCCGATTGCCCACCGGGCCCTGCATGATGTCACCGATGGGCGTCCAGAGAACAGCCGTGCGGCCATCCGCGCGGCGATTGCGGCGGGCTACGGTATCGAAATCGACCTGCAGTTGAGCGCCGATGGCCAGCCGATGGTGTTCCATGATTATGATCTGGAGCGGCTGGCAGAGGCGCGCGGGCCGGTCAATCTGCTGACCCGGGACCAGGCCCGGGCCACTCCCTTGAGGGGGGGCGACGGCGAGGGTATCCCGGATCTGGCTGAGGTGCTGGATCTGGTTGCCGGCCAAGTACCGTTGCTGATTGAGATCAAGGATCAGGATGGTCAGATGGGGCCGGATATCGGCGCGCTTGAACGGGCGGCGGCTGCTGCCTTGCAGGGCTACTCTGGCCCGCTGGCGCTGATGTCGTTCAACCCGAACTCGGTTGCTGAACTGGCCCGGCTGGCACCGGAGCTGCCACGCGGCATCGTCACCAGTGGCTATGATTTTGAGGCCTGGCCAGAGCTGACCGGGCCGATTTGCAATCGGCTTCGGGATATGCCGGATCTTGACCGGGTCGGCGCCAGCTTCATCAGTCACCAGGCCAGTGATCTGTCGCGGCCCCGGGTGCAGCGCCTGCGCGACGGCGGGCTTCCGGTGTTATGCTGGACGATTAGGTCGCAGGTCGAGGAGCGCGCGGCGCGGGTCTTTGCCGATAATGTGACCTTTGAGGGCTATCTTTCTGCTTTGCCGGGTTGATAGCCGGTTGTCTCTGCCCAAGTATCGCAGGCGCAAGGGGGGCCTATGGATCAGGCGCAAATCGAAATACAATTGCTGGGCTCATTGGCGCAGATAGCGGCTGATGAGTGGGATGCATGCGCTTGCCCCGAGGCCGCAGAAGGTGGCCGTCCCAACGATCCCTTCACCACCCATCGGTTTCTGTCCGCGCTGGAAGACAGCGGATCGGTGGGGCGTGGCAGCGGCTGGCAGCCGCAGTATCTGACCGCCTATCTGGATGGCGCGCTGATCGGCTGTGCGCCGATGTATGCCAAGTCGCACAGTCAGGGTGAGTATATTTTTGACCACAATTGGGCGCATGCGTTTGAGCAGGCGGGCGGACGCTATTACCCCAAGCTGCAAATGGCGGTGCCCTTTACCCCGGTCACCGGCCGGCGATTGCTGGTGCGTCCCGGATACCAGGCCGTCGGTCAGTCCGCATTGGTGCAGGGCGCGGTGCAACTGGCGGCGAATAACGAATTGTCGTCGCTACATGTGACATTCTGCACCGAGGAGGAGGCCAGGGTAGGTGAGCAAATGGGGCTGATGCCGCGGCTGACGCAGCAGTTTCACTGGCTCAATCAGGATTATCAGGATTTTGACGGCTTTCTGGCCAGCCTGTCGTCGCGCAAACGTAAGAATATCCGCAAGGAGCGGGCGCAGGCGCAGGGCTTTGGTGGCGAAATTGAGGTGTTCAGCGGTGCGGATCTGCGGTGCGAACATTGGGATGCCTTCTGGCAGTTCTATCAGGATACCGGTGCCCGCAAATGGGGATCGCCCTATTTGACCCGCGCCTTCTTTGACATTGCGCAGGACACAATGGCGGATGACATGGCGCTGATTCTTGCCCGGCGCGATGGGCGTTATGTCGCCGGGGCGCTGAATTTCATTGGCCGTGATACGCTTTATGGCCGATATTGGGGTTGTAGCGAACATCATCCCTGCCTGCATTTCGAACTGTGCTATTATCAGGCTATGGATCTGGCCATCGCCATGGGGCTGGCTCGGATCGAGGCCGGGGCGCAGGGCGAGCACAAGCTGGCGCGCGGATATCTGCCGACGCAGACACATTCCCTGCATTGGCTGGGGGATCCCGGCTTTGCTGATGCGGTGGCCCGGTATCTGGAGGCAGAGCGCGTGGCAATCGAGGAAGAGATTGAGATCCTGACGGACTATGGCCCGTTCAAAAAGCTAGAGGTGGAGGAACAGCAATGACCGAGAAACTGTCAGAGGCAACCCGCGGACCGCTGTTGGACCCGTTGTTTCAAACCGGCTGGACCCTGCTGGAGGGTCGTGACGCGATCACCAAGACCTACAAGTTCAACAATTTTGTCGACGCTTTTGGCTGGATGACCCGGGCCGCGATCTGGGCCGAAAAATGGAATCACCATCCGGAGTGGAGCAATGTCTACAATAAGGTGACGGTGGTGCTGACGACGCATGACGTGGGCGGGATCAGTTCCCAGGATGCCAAGCTGGCGCGCAAATTTGATAGCCTGATCTAGGGACCAGAGCCCCGGAGCGGCCGGGGCTTTGGTCTGTTTTGACTGGGATCAGCCCATCGTCTCCAGCAGGCCTTCACCGGCGGTCAGCTCGCAGATGCCGGGGCCTTTTTCCATCTGCAGAATCGTCACCTCGCCGTCCTCGACCAGCATTGCATAGCGCAGCGAACGGGCCAGAAGGCCGGCCGCGGCGGCATCAAATCGCATGCCTATGGCCTCGGTCAGGCTGCAATCGGCATCGGCCAGCATGGTTATCCCGGCCTCGGTGGCGCCGGTCTCTTTGCCCCAGGCCGCCATCACAAAGGGATCGTTGACCGAAATGCAGATGATCTCGTCGACGCCTTTGGCGATCAATTGGTCCTTGGTGCGGATAAAGCTGGGCACATGGGCGGCGCTGCAGGTTGGGGTATAGGCACCCGGCACGGCAAAGATCGCCACTTTGCGGCCCCTGGTCTTATCACCAATGGCAACCGGTTCCGGGCCCTTGGCGCCGATCTGCACCAATGTTGCCTCTGGTAGCTTTTCACCTACTGAAATCATCTTTGCCTCGTCACTTCTAATTGCGTTTTGGTTGGGCCCGCATATAGGGTCCGGCAGAACCGTGACCACAACAGTGCAGGGAGGCAAGGGCAACATGAGCCAGATCGTCGTGATAGGGGCCGGGCAGGCGGGATCGTCGCTGGTGGCCAAGCTGCGCAAGGTCGGATTTGACGGCGAGATCACCCTGATCGGGGCCGAAACCGCGCTGCCCTATCAGCGCCCGCCACTGTCCAAGGCCTATCTGCTGGGGGACATGGCGCTGGAGCGGTTGTTTCTGCGGCCTGAGAAGTTTTATGCCGACAACAATATCACCCTGAAGCTGGGCCAGCCGGTCAGTGCCATTGATGCAGCCGCCAAGACGGTCAGTATTGGCGATGAGGTGATCGCCTATGATCATCTGGCGCTGACCACCGGATCAGACCCGCGTCGCCTGCCGACGGCAATCGGTGGTGATCTGGAGGGCGTGTTTGTGGTGCGCGGCTTGGCGGATGTCGACGCCATGGCGCCCTCGGTGCGTGAGGGTGCCCGCACACTGATTGTTGGCGGCGGCTATATCGGTCTGGAGGCGGCGGCGGTCTGTGCCAAACGCGGTGTAAATGTGGTGCTGGTCGAGATGGCAGACCGCATATTGCAACGGGTGGCGGCGCCCGAAACATCGGATTATTTCCGCGCCCTGCATGGCGCGCATGGGGTGGATATCCGCGAAGGGGTTGGGCTGGAGCGGCTGCTGGGCCGTGATGGCAAGCTCACCGGCGCGGTGCTCAGCGATGGGTCCACGCTGGAGTTGGATTTTGTGGTTGTTGGTGTTGGTATCTCTCCTGCCACGCAGCTGGCTGAAATGGCCGGTGTGACCTTGAACAACGGCATTGAGACCGACGCGCAGGGGCGGACCTCGGATGCGTCAATCTGGGCGGCCGGCGATTGTGCCTCGTTTCCCTATCAGGGCGGGCGCATTCGGTTAGAGAGCGTGCCCAACGCGATCGATCAGTCCGAGATCGTGGCGCAGAATATCATGGGGGCGGAAAAGGCCTATACCGCCAAGCCGTGGTTCTGGTCTGATCAGTATGACGTCAAACTGCAGATCGCCGGGCTGAACACCGGCTATAGCCAAGTGGTCACCCGTGCCGGCGCCGGTGCCTCGGTGTCGTTCTGGTATTTCAAGGATGACCAGTTGCTGGCGGTGGATGCGATGAACGACCCGCGCGCCTATATGGTGGGAAAGCGGTTGATTGATGCGGGCAAGAGTTGCGATCCCAAGGTTGTAGCTGATCCCGAGATCGACCTGAAGTCGCTGTTGAAAGCATGAGGATCATTGCCGGGGGTTTTCGCGGCCGGGCGCTGGCTGCGGTGGGCAAGGGCGACGCAGGCGCGCATCTGCGCCCCACCACAGACCGGGTGCGCGAAAGCCTGTTCAATGTGCTGGCCAACACCGGCGTTATTCCGGGGGCCCGGGTTCTGGACCTGTTTGCCGGCACCGGTGCGCTGGGGTTGGAAGCCCTGTCACGGGGCGCGTCCTGGGTGAGCTTTGTTGACAGTGGGCGGGTGTCCTCGGGGCTGATCCGCAAGAACATCGACATCACCCGCAGTCAGGACAGTACCAGTCTGATCAAGCGGGATGTGCTGAAGCTGGGGGTAAACCCGGATGCACCCTATGATCTGATCTTTCTCGACCCGCCCTACGGCAAAGGCCTGGGCGAAAAGGCCTTGGCTGTGGCGGCCGAGGCAGGCTGGATCGACGATGAGGCGCTGGTGGTCTGGGAGGAAAGCAGCCCGATGGCGGCGCCCAAAGGCTATCAGTTGCGCGACAGCCGCAAATATGGCGACACTCATATCACTCTGATGTGGCGAGATGTTTCGGAGTGATTAGCAGGCCTTTGCGCATTGATTTGATTATTATCTGAAGTCAGGAACGATTTTATGCCAAAGACCCATCCGACCCCAAAGCTGGTGATTTTTGATTGTGATGGCGTGCTTGTCGACAGCGAAGTGATTTCAAACCAGGTGTTGGTCGAGAACTTGGCGCAGTACGGGCTACATCTGGACCTGGCAGACTGTATGGACCTGTTTGTTGGTGGCACGATGGCTGGCGTGAAAGGTAAGGCCCAGAAACTGGGTGCGGATCTACCGCTGAACTGGGTTGATGAGGTCTATCAAGAGACTTACGCAAGGCTGAAAGATGGCGTGCCGCTTGTTTCTGGTATTCCCGAACTTTTGGCGTTGCTTGATCGCGAGAATATTCCCTGTTGTGTGGCCTCTAACGGCTGCGAGGACAAGATGCGGATCACTTTGGGTCAGAGTGATTTGTGGCAACGGTTTCACCCCAACGCGATGTTCTCGGCCCATACGCTGGGCGTTGCCAAACCCGAACCGGGGCTGTTTCTGGCAGCTGCCAGCCATTTTGACGTTCAGGCGCGGCAGTGTTTGGTGATTGAAGACAGCGCCACCGGGGCCAAGGCTGCGATGCGGGCGGGGATGCGGTGTCTGGGCTATGCCCCCGAGGGCATTGGTGCAAAACTGGCCGAGCAGGGGGCCGAGGTGTTTGGTGCTATGGCGCAGGTGCCAGCGCTGATTGGCTTGACTGACGCCGGGGCGTAGCCGGAAATCCTTACCCAAAAGTAAGGGGGGCGCTGCCCCCCTCTTGCCGCTGGGGCGACAATTCACCCCCTGGGATATTTTTGGCCAGATGAAAGCGGATCCTTGTAGGGCTGGGGCGGCGGGACTGGGGCGGCGGGACTGGGTTATTCATAGCTGAAGCTGGCCAGTATCCGTCCGCCCAGGGTATCGGGCAATTGCTCGGGGCCGTTGATCGGGACCAGGTTGCGGCTGATATTGTGCAGGATGAAATAGCTCTCGGCGCGGGCCGGGTGGGGAATGGCGACCAGTTGCAGCACCATCGGGCCATTGGACGGGTCGGTATAGGTGGCCAGCAGTTGGACCGCGCGCATGCCATTGACGGAAATTTCGCGAGTGCTGATGATTTTGGCGTCGGTAAAGCCCTGGATCGCAGAGGGATAGGCCGATTGTGTCAGCGCCTTGGCGGCGCTGCGCAGGCGGATCGGCATCGGGTCGTCGCTGTCTTGCGGGATGGGGAAACTGGCATCCACCACATGAAAGTTCTCGATGAACCTGCGCCCGGATGGGTCTTTAGTGGCGAAGGTGAATTTGACAATGCCGCCGCTGGGGCGGCCATCGGCGATCAGCTCAACATCATTGCGGATCGGGATCTGTAGCGCAAAGGGCACTTTGATCGGGATGTTGTATTTGGCGGTATAGTCGGCATTGAACCGAAAAATGCGATTGAGGTAAGCGCCTTGGTAACTGAACAGGTTGAAGGAGAGGCTTGGCTCTTGCGACTGCGCGGCGGGGGCCAGACCAAGCAGTGCAATCACTGCGATGATGTTTTTAAAACTCATATAAAATCTCCCTAATTAAACAGGGATCAGCTTAGGGCATTGGCGGCTTTCGTCAAATATCCAGGATCAGCACTGGCTGTCGTCGGCTGTCTGGGCCCCATCGCCGGGTCTGGATCAGGCGATGGGGCAGTCAAACCGTGAGAGGTCAGCGTTAGGTCGGGTGGAACTTACCACCGGGCGACAGAGTGAAAATGTCAAACCCGTCGGCAGTGACCCCAATCGAATGCTCGAACTGGGCTGACAGGGATTTGTCGCGGGTTACGGCGGTCCAGTCGTCGGCCAGCACCTTGGTCTCGGGGCGGCCCAAGTTAATCATCGGCTCGATGGTGAAGAACATGCCTTCCTCGAGCTTGGGGCCAGTGCCGGGGCGACCGTAGTGCAGCACGTTGGGCGGTGCGTGAAAGACCAGACCCAAGCCGTGGCCACAGAAATCGCGCACCACGCTCATCCGCTGGCTTTCGGCATAGACCTGAATGGCATGGCCGATGTCGCCAAAGGTATTGCCGGGCTTCACGGCCTCGATGCCCTTCATCAGGGCATCATGGGTGACCTGAATGAGACGCTTTGCCTTGAGTGGCATTTTTCCGGCCACATACATCCGGCTGGTGTCGCCAAACCAGCCATCGACGATCACAGTGACGTCGATGTTGAGGATATCGCCATCTTTCAGCTTTTTGTCGCCGGGGATGCCGTGGCACACCACGTGGTTCACCGAGATACAGCTGGCGTGTTGATAGCCTTTGTAGCCGATGGTGGCTGAGGTAGCGCCAGCATCGTCGACCATTTTGGTGATCAACCGGTCGATCTCGCCGGTGGTTTGGCCAACAAAGATATGCGCCGCAATATCGTCGAGAATGCGCGCGGCGAGTTCCCCGGCCACATGCATGCCGGCAAAATCGGCCTGTTGGTAAATGCGAATGCC from Parasedimentitalea psychrophila harbors:
- the rsmD gene encoding 16S rRNA (guanine(966)-N(2))-methyltransferase RsmD, translated to MRIIAGGFRGRALAAVGKGDAGAHLRPTTDRVRESLFNVLANTGVIPGARVLDLFAGTGALGLEALSRGASWVSFVDSGRVSSGLIRKNIDITRSQDSTSLIKRDVLKLGVNPDAPYDLIFLDPPYGKGLGEKALAVAAEAGWIDDEALVVWEESSPMAAPKGYQLRDSRKYGDTHITLMWRDVSE
- a CDS encoding HAD family hydrolase, with product MPKTHPTPKLVIFDCDGVLVDSEVISNQVLVENLAQYGLHLDLADCMDLFVGGTMAGVKGKAQKLGADLPLNWVDEVYQETYARLKDGVPLVSGIPELLALLDRENIPCCVASNGCEDKMRITLGQSDLWQRFHPNAMFSAHTLGVAKPEPGLFLAAASHFDVQARQCLVIEDSATGAKAAMRAGMRCLGYAPEGIGAKLAEQGAEVFGAMAQVPALIGLTDAGA
- the map gene encoding type I methionyl aminopeptidase: MRKNDGRTTKDGIRIYQQADFAGMHVAGELAARILDDIAAHIFVGQTTGEIDRLITKMVDDAGATSATIGYKGYQHASCISVNHVVCHGIPGDKKLKDGDILNIDVTVIVDGWFGDTSRMYVAGKMPLKAKRLIQVTHDALMKGIEAVKPGNTFGDIGHAIQVYAESQRMSVVRDFCGHGLGLVFHAPPNVLHYGRPGTGPKLEEGMFFTIEPMINLGRPETKVLADDWTAVTRDKSLSAQFEHSIGVTADGFDIFTLSPGGKFHPT